A DNA window from Sphingomonas profundi contains the following coding sequences:
- a CDS encoding lipopolysaccharide biosynthesis protein produces the protein MRLVDPGNGRVPEAAMAPPAPPRRTSLKRDAAWTAIDTIVSAGLAFLFRLVMARFLVPAEFGVFAMALTTFAVVQVINEFGMAATVIQRAEDKFTDAVVDTAFAASTFVSLGLFVINLAVIAPISAWVYGSERVGIVTAVIGISFLFTPTVSIARALLFRRRDYRAVTIARIVSTIASIVVASIVLVLLRNVWALAVQVVASQVFLAIAMHYVGNWRPRFRFSRGAFREMIGYSGLVFANDLFVSVARNFDVITLGRMLSQSQVGLYSLAFYITDVARQNLMSVLNRVMFTHYATIQNDPAAMRFYYVRSLFYNCLVLFPVMIAIILFGPSLTVHFLGAKWQAMGVTLQILAVSVMIHASGGTTSTVYKALGKPGLDLALFALTSVVFLLPALIAGTYHAGIMGAAIAIASNKLVATVIRQFYLNRLLGTTTHKVLRAVALALLFQVPIVLLALISRAAWPSGDWLRELLVGGVALGGYFAALGAYLYRAKGRANA, from the coding sequence ATGAGACTCGTCGATCCCGGCAACGGGCGCGTGCCGGAAGCGGCGATGGCTCCCCCTGCTCCACCACGCCGCACCTCGCTGAAGCGGGATGCGGCGTGGACCGCTATCGACACCATCGTCTCCGCAGGGCTCGCCTTTCTGTTCCGGCTGGTGATGGCGCGCTTCCTGGTGCCGGCCGAGTTCGGCGTGTTCGCGATGGCGCTGACCACCTTCGCGGTGGTGCAGGTGATCAACGAGTTCGGCATGGCCGCCACCGTGATCCAGCGCGCGGAGGACAAGTTCACCGACGCGGTGGTCGATACCGCCTTCGCCGCCTCCACCTTCGTCTCGCTCGGCCTGTTCGTCATCAATCTGGCGGTGATCGCCCCGATCTCCGCCTGGGTATATGGCAGCGAGCGGGTGGGTATCGTCACCGCGGTGATCGGCATCTCCTTCCTGTTCACGCCCACGGTCAGCATCGCGCGCGCTTTGCTGTTCCGCCGGCGGGACTATCGCGCGGTCACGATCGCCCGCATCGTCTCCACGATCGCCAGCATCGTCGTCGCCTCGATCGTGCTGGTGCTGCTGCGCAACGTGTGGGCGCTGGCGGTGCAGGTTGTGGCATCGCAGGTGTTCCTGGCGATCGCCATGCACTATGTCGGCAACTGGCGCCCCCGCTTCCGCTTCTCCCGCGGCGCCTTTCGCGAGATGATCGGCTATAGCGGGCTGGTGTTCGCGAACGATCTGTTCGTCTCGGTCGCGCGCAATTTCGACGTCATTACGCTGGGCCGGATGCTCAGCCAGAGCCAGGTGGGTCTCTACAGCCTCGCTTTCTATATAACGGACGTGGCGCGGCAGAACCTGATGTCCGTGCTCAACCGCGTCATGTTCACGCACTACGCCACGATCCAGAACGATCCGGCGGCGATGCGCTTCTATTACGTCCGCTCTCTCTTCTATAACTGCCTCGTCCTCTTTCCGGTGATGATTGCGATCATCCTGTTCGGCCCGAGCCTGACGGTGCATTTCCTCGGCGCGAAATGGCAGGCGATGGGCGTCACCCTTCAGATCCTCGCCGTCTCGGTGATGATCCACGCCTCGGGCGGAACCACGTCGACGGTCTACAAGGCTCTCGGCAAGCCCGGCCTCGATCTTGCTCTGTTCGCGCTTACCTCGGTCGTGTTCCTCCTGCCGGCCTTGATCGCGGGCACCTATCATGCCGGCATCATGGGAGCGGCGATCGCGATCGCCAGCAACAAGCTGGTGGCCACGGTCATTCGCCAATTCTACCTGAACCGACTGCTCGGGACGACGACCCACAAGGTCCTCCGCGCCGTCGCCCTGGCTCTTCTCTTCCAAGTGCCGATCGTGCTCCTCGCGCTGATAAGCCGGGCGGCTTGGCCATCCGGAGATTGGCTGCGCGAGCTGCTCGTCGGCGGCGTGGCGCTCGGCGGATATTTCGCGGCTCTTGGGGCCTATCTCTACCGCGCCAAGGGACGTGCCAATGCTTGA
- a CDS encoding nitroreductase family protein translates to MSALRRIARLLPSRQREMVRSRIRGTQRSVRDFLLRRAVANRFAAAAYYAFANHELLRESRAVAAGQLRYAADHKSGASSYFLLRRNIHRLEKGLIMRPRRPVFATDFIDETVATFDRAMTAAAGEWNSELVWADDVLTDYFAVVDTADPKVAGAYARFVAVEKAMRAPAMEARSVPYARDLSGPAPVAFDAFMALTRRRRSVRWYLDRPVPRDLVDRALAAAGQAPSACNRQPFMFRIFDDPARAAEVAAIPMGTRGFSQQLPAVAVVVGQLRAYPYERDRHVIYIDGSLAAMSFMLALETLGLSSVPINWPDQEPHESRMRAALNLAEDERVVMLIGFGWPDPDGQVPYSTKRPVPEMRTYG, encoded by the coding sequence GTGAGCGCGCTGCGGCGGATCGCGCGGCTGCTGCCGTCGCGCCAGCGGGAGATGGTGCGATCGCGCATTCGCGGCACCCAGCGCTCGGTGCGGGATTTCCTGCTGCGCCGCGCCGTCGCCAACCGCTTCGCCGCCGCCGCTTACTACGCCTTCGCGAACCACGAGCTGCTGCGGGAGTCGCGGGCGGTGGCCGCAGGGCAGTTGCGCTATGCGGCGGACCACAAGAGTGGCGCTTCCAGCTACTTCCTCCTCCGGCGCAACATCCACAGGCTGGAGAAGGGGCTCATCATGCGCCCCCGGCGACCCGTCTTCGCCACCGACTTCATCGACGAGACGGTCGCGACCTTCGATCGCGCGATGACGGCGGCGGCGGGCGAGTGGAACAGCGAGCTCGTATGGGCGGACGATGTGCTGACCGACTATTTCGCCGTCGTCGATACGGCCGACCCTAAAGTGGCCGGCGCCTACGCCCGCTTCGTCGCGGTGGAGAAGGCGATGCGCGCGCCGGCGATGGAGGCGCGCTCGGTGCCCTATGCGCGCGATCTCTCGGGCCCCGCGCCCGTCGCTTTCGACGCATTCATGGCGCTCACCCGCCGCCGCCGGTCTGTGCGCTGGTATCTTGATCGGCCGGTGCCGCGCGATCTGGTCGATCGCGCGCTGGCCGCCGCCGGGCAGGCGCCCAGCGCGTGCAACCGCCAGCCCTTCATGTTCCGCATCTTCGACGATCCCGCGCGCGCGGCGGAGGTCGCGGCCATTCCGATGGGCACGCGCGGCTTCTCGCAGCAGTTGCCGGCGGTGGCGGTGGTGGTCGGCCAGCTGCGCGCCTACCCCTATGAGCGCGACCGCCACGTGATCTACATAGACGGATCGCTGGCGGCGATGAGCTTCATGCTCGCGCTGGAGACTCTGGGTCTCTCCTCCGTGCCGATCAACTGGCCCGATCAGGAGCCGCACGAGAGCCGGATGCGCGCGGCGCTGAACCTGGCCGAGGACGAGCGGGTGGTGATGCTGATCGGCTTCGGCTGGCCCGACCCGGACGGGCAGGTGCCCTATTCCACCAAGCGCCCGGTGCCCGAGATGCGGACCTACGGCTGA
- a CDS encoding XrtV sorting system accessory protein codes for MMETVYDWISLLVFSGLVVLFLQRSTADEQVDTIWHYAPPSIGCAVCNWLGNNGHDVFAVAVLVASLAYIFLVLKPVLPTR; via the coding sequence ATGATGGAAACTGTCTATGACTGGATTTCGCTTCTTGTCTTCTCGGGACTGGTCGTCCTCTTCCTCCAGCGTTCCACCGCCGACGAGCAGGTCGATACGATCTGGCACTATGCGCCGCCGTCGATCGGCTGCGCGGTGTGCAACTGGCTTGGCAATAACGGTCATGACGTCTTCGCGGTCGCCGTGCTGGTCGCCAGCCTCGCCTACATCTTCCTCGTGCTGAAACCCGTCCTGCCGACGCGCTGA
- a CDS encoding endonuclease/exonuclease/phosphatase family protein has protein sequence MIAAAATASAFLCATLLLLMLGGGGSAALDVLATLAPLFGVALIASGGLAYRVAPAGSRRRRLVAIVTLAGIAAAASRIAPEYLRPVPSAAADRRNELRVLSFNVWRDNAAPRETLRAIAAANADVVLIQEADGAVGARLEALRGLYPFQSPCWRRCGEVILSKRPFTDTAFRVRDDAGRGIAPTLVVAHTTAPDGGPLTLATLHYTWPLPGFGQERQRRQLVKGLRFVDKHDLVLGGDMNLTPWSVAMARQDAAVAPLTRLTQGLFSWPSYRAGGWRTLLPPILPIDQIYAGPGWARVRAERLAATASDHYPLLMTLVRRPPR, from the coding sequence ATGATCGCGGCCGCCGCCACGGCAAGCGCCTTCCTCTGCGCGACGCTGCTGCTGCTGATGCTGGGCGGCGGCGGGAGCGCGGCGCTGGACGTGTTGGCCACACTGGCGCCGCTGTTCGGGGTGGCGCTGATCGCCAGCGGCGGGCTGGCCTATCGCGTGGCGCCGGCCGGCAGCCGTCGGCGCAGGCTGGTCGCGATCGTCACGCTGGCCGGGATCGCGGCCGCCGCGTCACGCATCGCGCCTGAATATCTGCGGCCGGTTCCAAGCGCCGCCGCCGACAGGCGGAACGAATTGCGGGTGCTCAGCTTCAACGTGTGGCGCGACAATGCCGCGCCGCGCGAGACGCTGCGGGCGATCGCGGCGGCGAACGCCGACGTCGTGCTGATCCAGGAGGCGGACGGCGCAGTCGGCGCGCGGCTGGAGGCGTTGCGCGGCCTCTATCCGTTCCAGTCGCCATGCTGGCGGCGCTGCGGCGAGGTGATCCTCTCGAAGCGGCCGTTCACCGACACGGCCTTCCGCGTGCGCGACGATGCCGGCCGCGGGATCGCGCCCACCCTGGTGGTGGCGCACACCACAGCGCCGGACGGCGGGCCGCTGACGCTTGCCACCCTGCATTATACCTGGCCGCTGCCGGGCTTCGGACAGGAGCGACAGCGCAGACAGCTGGTGAAGGGTCTGCGCTTCGTCGACAAGCACGATCTGGTCCTCGGCGGCGACATGAACCTCACGCCGTGGTCGGTGGCGATGGCGCGGCAGGACGCGGCGGTGGCGCCGCTGACGCGGCTGACGCAGGGGCTGTTCTCCTGGCCGTCCTATCGGGCTGGCGGCTGGCGCACCCTGCTGCCGCCGATCCTGCCCATCGACCAGATCTATGCCGGGCCGGGCTGGGCGAGGGTGCGGGCGGAGCGGCTGGCGGCAACCGCATCGGATCATTACCCGCTGCTCATGACGCTCGTCCGTCGTCCGCCGCGGTGA
- a CDS encoding UDP-glucose dehydrogenase family protein, translating to MRIVMIGSGYVGLVSGACFADFGHDVTCVDKAQDKIERLNQGIMPIYEPGLDALVAKNVAQKRLSFSVEIAESVRAADAVFIAVGTPSRRGDGHADMSYVHAAAEEIARYITGFTVIVNKSTVPVGTGDEVEAIIRRVAPEAEFAVVSNPEFLREGAAIEDFKRPDRVVLGVEDERAKAVMNEIYRPLNLNESPILYTGRRTSELIKYAANAFLAMKITFINEMADLCEVVGADVQQVARGIGLDKRIGGKFLHAGPGYGGSCFPKDTLALTRTAQEAGRPTRLIETTVAINGDRKKAMAERIAAAAGGDLKGKKVAVLGLTFKPNTDDMRDAPSLDIVPALVGMGATVHAFDPEGRKEAEHLLSGITFCEGPYEAADGAAVLAILTEWDQFRALDLKRLKATMAEPVVVDLRNIYRPSEMAAAGFTYTGIGRGTA from the coding sequence ATGCGGATTGTCATGATCGGATCGGGCTATGTCGGCCTCGTCTCTGGCGCGTGCTTCGCCGATTTCGGCCACGACGTGACCTGCGTCGACAAGGCGCAGGACAAGATCGAGCGGCTGAACCAGGGCATCATGCCGATCTACGAGCCCGGGCTGGACGCGCTGGTCGCCAAGAACGTGGCGCAGAAGCGGCTGTCCTTCTCGGTGGAGATCGCCGAGTCGGTGCGCGCGGCGGACGCCGTGTTCATCGCCGTCGGCACGCCCTCGCGGCGCGGCGACGGCCATGCCGACATGTCCTACGTCCACGCCGCGGCCGAGGAGATCGCCCGCTACATCACCGGCTTCACCGTGATCGTAAACAAGTCGACCGTGCCGGTCGGCACCGGCGACGAGGTGGAGGCTATCATCCGCCGGGTGGCGCCGGAGGCCGAGTTCGCCGTCGTCTCCAATCCCGAGTTCCTGCGCGAGGGCGCCGCGATCGAGGATTTCAAGCGGCCGGACCGCGTTGTGCTGGGCGTGGAGGACGAGCGCGCCAAGGCCGTGATGAACGAGATCTACCGCCCGCTGAACCTCAATGAATCGCCGATCCTCTACACCGGCCGCCGCACCAGCGAGCTCATCAAATATGCCGCGAACGCCTTCCTGGCGATGAAGATCACCTTCATCAACGAGATGGCGGATCTGTGCGAGGTGGTGGGCGCGGACGTGCAGCAGGTGGCGCGCGGCATCGGGCTGGACAAGCGCATCGGCGGCAAGTTCCTCCACGCCGGCCCCGGCTATGGCGGCTCCTGCTTCCCCAAGGACACGCTGGCGCTGACCCGCACCGCGCAGGAGGCCGGCCGGCCCACGCGCCTGATCGAGACGACGGTGGCGATCAACGGCGATCGCAAGAAGGCCATGGCGGAGCGTATCGCCGCCGCCGCCGGCGGCGACCTGAAGGGCAAGAAGGTCGCGGTGCTGGGCCTCACCTTCAAGCCGAACACCGACGACATGCGCGATGCGCCGAGCCTCGACATCGTGCCCGCGCTTGTCGGCATGGGCGCCACCGTCCACGCCTTCGATCCCGAAGGCCGCAAGGAGGCGGAGCATCTGCTCTCCGGCATCACCTTCTGCGAGGGGCCGTATGAGGCGGCGGATGGCGCGGCCGTGCTCGCCATCCTGACCGAATGGGACCAGTTCCGCGCGCTCGACCTCAAGCGCCTGAAGGCGACGATGGCCGAGCCGGTGGTGGTCGACCTGCGCAACATCTACCGGCCGTCCGAAATGGCCGCCGCCGGCTTCACCTACACCGGCATCGGACGCGGCACCGCGTGA
- a CDS encoding DNA gyrase inhibitor YacG: protein MSRPTTPSADRSARGRCAVCGKPAQPAFTPFCSQGCRDRDLLQWLGEGYRVPGRAFDDEDAEKPRTGVDSERDPPL, encoded by the coding sequence ATGTCCAGGCCGACCACCCCCTCCGCTGACCGATCCGCGCGCGGCCGCTGCGCCGTGTGCGGCAAGCCCGCCCAGCCCGCATTCACGCCGTTCTGCAGCCAGGGCTGCCGCGACCGCGACCTGCTCCAGTGGCTCGGCGAAGGCTATCGCGTGCCGGGTCGCGCGTTCGACGACGAGGACGCAGAAAAGCCCCGAACCGGGGTGGACAGCGAACGCGACCCGCCTCTATAG
- a CDS encoding ribonuclease produces the protein MAEWLYEAGIGEVRAALVERGVILEALIEIEGGGPRAGAIVPARLAKVLVPGRRAIVRLEDGAEALLEPIPAGTSEGRDLLVEIVREAIGEPGRPKRAKARPAAADAVARPGLRLRDRLGRDVTTLDPHVPDRLEEAGWSELLEEAAGGEIAFAGGGLRLSLTPAMTLFDVDGTLPVAELAIAGAAAAARAIRRMDIGGSIGIDLPTVESRAARQAAAAAFDAHLPQPFERTAVNGFGFLQAVRRRTRPSLPELLRDDPAGTAARALLRRAERVRGAGTRTIHAAPAIVAAIERRSDWLEQLRRRTGSPLALRADPALAISAGHVQADHPLR, from the coding sequence TTGGCTGAGTGGCTCTACGAGGCCGGCATCGGCGAGGTGCGGGCGGCGCTGGTGGAGCGCGGCGTCATCCTGGAGGCGCTGATCGAGATCGAGGGCGGCGGGCCGCGGGCCGGCGCGATCGTGCCCGCGCGGCTGGCGAAGGTGCTGGTGCCGGGCCGCCGCGCCATCGTGCGGCTGGAGGACGGCGCGGAAGCGCTGCTCGAACCGATCCCGGCGGGGACGAGCGAGGGGCGCGACCTGCTCGTCGAGATCGTGCGCGAGGCGATCGGCGAGCCCGGCCGGCCGAAGCGGGCGAAGGCGCGCCCGGCCGCCGCCGATGCCGTCGCGCGCCCGGGGCTGCGCCTGCGCGACCGGCTGGGCCGCGACGTGACCACGCTCGATCCGCACGTGCCCGACCGGCTGGAGGAAGCCGGCTGGTCCGAGCTGCTGGAGGAGGCGGCTGGCGGCGAGATCGCGTTCGCCGGCGGCGGCCTACGCCTGTCATTGACGCCGGCGATGACGCTGTTCGACGTGGACGGCACGCTGCCTGTGGCCGAGCTCGCCATCGCCGGCGCCGCCGCCGCCGCGCGGGCGATCCGGCGGATGGATATCGGCGGATCGATCGGCATCGATCTGCCGACCGTCGAGAGCAGGGCCGCGCGGCAGGCCGCCGCCGCCGCCTTCGACGCGCACCTGCCGCAGCCCTTCGAGCGGACCGCCGTCAACGGCTTCGGCTTCCTCCAGGCGGTGCGCCGACGCACCCGCCCGTCGCTGCCCGAACTGCTGCGCGACGATCCGGCCGGCACCGCCGCCCGCGCGCTGCTGCGCCGGGCCGAGCGGGTGCGCGGCGCCGGCACCCGCACGATCCACGCCGCGCCGGCGATCGTGGCCGCGATCGAGCGTCGGTCGGACTGGCTGGAGCAATTGCGCAGGCGAACGGGATCGCCGCTCGCCTTGCGGGCCGATCCCGCGCTCGCCATATCGGCCGGGCATGTCCAGGCCGACCACCCCCTCCGCTGA
- a CDS encoding Maf family protein → MSGPWATRLVLASASPRRLDLLARIGIAPDLVDPADIDETPARAEAPIAHARRLAAAKAAAAAARHPDAAVLAADTVVAAGTRILPKAEDEATARACLSLLSGRRHRVHTAVSLVVPGAAARHRLSTSIVAFKALTAREIDAYVAAGEWRGKAGGYAIQGSAEGWVRFLSGSHSGVVGLPLFETRALLASAGIALG, encoded by the coding sequence GTGAGCGGCCCCTGGGCCACGCGCCTAGTCCTCGCCTCCGCCTCGCCGCGCCGGCTCGATCTGCTGGCGCGGATCGGGATCGCTCCCGATCTGGTCGATCCCGCCGACATAGACGAGACGCCCGCCCGCGCCGAGGCGCCGATCGCCCACGCCCGCCGCCTGGCCGCCGCCAAGGCCGCCGCCGCCGCCGCGCGGCACCCCGACGCGGCGGTGCTGGCGGCCGACACGGTCGTCGCCGCCGGCACCCGCATCCTGCCGAAGGCCGAGGACGAGGCGACCGCGCGGGCGTGCCTCTCCCTGCTCTCCGGCCGGCGGCACCGCGTCCACACCGCCGTCAGCCTCGTCGTGCCGGGCGCCGCCGCGCGGCATCGCCTGTCGACCAGCATCGTGGCGTTCAAGGCGCTGACAGCACGCGAGATCGACGCCTATGTCGCCGCCGGCGAGTGGCGCGGCAAGGCCGGCGGCTACGCCATCCAGGGCAGTGCCGAGGGCTGGGTGCGGTTCCTCTCGGGCAGCCACTCGGGCGTGGTGGGCCTGCCGCTGTTCGAGACGCGGGCGCTGCTCGCCTCCGCCGGGATCGCGCTTGGCTGA
- the infA gene encoding translation initiation factor IF-1: MAKEELLEMRGSVVELLPNAMFRVRLENDHEILGHTAGKMRKNRIRVLVGDEVLVELTPYDLTKGRITYRFK; encoded by the coding sequence ATGGCCAAGGAAGAACTGCTCGAAATGCGCGGGAGCGTGGTGGAATTGCTGCCCAACGCGATGTTCCGCGTGCGTCTCGAGAACGATCACGAAATCCTCGGCCACACGGCCGGCAAGATGCGCAAGAATCGCATCCGCGTGCTCGTCGGCGACGAGGTGCTCGTCGAGCTGACGCCCTACGATCTGACCAAGGGCCGCATCACCTATCGCTTCAAGTGA
- the pyk gene encoding pyruvate kinase, which translates to MIQIAPRARKVRVLATLGPASAAPEMIRKLFLAGADAFRINMSHGGHADKAALVAAIRALDKELGRVTTILFDLQGPKLRVGTFADGMVTLKPGEPFVLDRSTAPGDAGRVELPHREIYEALEPGTRLLLDDGKLVLRVTAVTADRIDTLVEVGGALSNRKGVNVPDVVVPLPALTEKDRADLAFALEQGADWIALSFVQRPEDVAEARRLIGGKAALLAKIEKPAAVERLEGILELADAVMVARGDLGVECPPEKVPPVQKQIIEMARRMGRPVVVATQMLESMILSPSPTRAEVSDVATAIYDGADAVMLSAESAAGSWPEESVAMMDRIAISVEADPSYGARIHFTQTRPDATTADALAEAAESIARTVSAAAIICFTMSGSTARRISRERPAVPLLVLTPKLETARRMGLLWGSHAVHTRDVDSFEEMVGKAKRMALRHNMAKAGDRIIVMAGVPFGTPGSTNVIHVVRLTGSELKGRR; encoded by the coding sequence ATGATCCAGATCGCCCCTCGCGCTCGGAAGGTCCGCGTGCTGGCCACGCTCGGCCCGGCCAGCGCCGCGCCGGAGATGATCCGCAAGCTGTTCCTCGCCGGCGCCGATGCCTTTCGCATCAACATGAGCCACGGCGGCCACGCCGACAAGGCGGCGCTGGTTGCGGCGATCCGCGCGCTGGACAAGGAGCTCGGCCGCGTCACCACCATCCTGTTCGATCTGCAGGGGCCGAAGCTGCGCGTCGGCACCTTCGCGGACGGCATGGTGACGCTGAAGCCGGGCGAGCCGTTCGTCCTGGACCGATCGACGGCCCCCGGCGACGCCGGCCGGGTGGAGCTGCCGCACCGCGAGATATACGAGGCGCTGGAGCCGGGCACCCGGCTGCTGCTGGACGACGGCAAGCTGGTGTTGCGCGTCACCGCCGTGACAGCGGACCGGATCGATACGCTGGTGGAGGTCGGCGGCGCCCTGTCGAACCGCAAGGGCGTCAACGTGCCGGACGTGGTGGTGCCGCTGCCCGCGCTGACCGAGAAGGACCGCGCCGACCTGGCCTTCGCGCTGGAGCAGGGGGCGGACTGGATCGCCCTCTCCTTCGTGCAGCGGCCGGAGGACGTGGCGGAGGCGCGCCGGCTGATCGGCGGCAAGGCCGCGCTGCTCGCCAAGATCGAGAAGCCGGCGGCGGTGGAGCGGCTGGAGGGCATCCTCGAACTGGCCGACGCGGTGATGGTGGCGCGCGGCGATCTCGGCGTGGAATGCCCGCCCGAGAAGGTGCCGCCGGTGCAGAAGCAGATCATCGAGATGGCGCGGCGGATGGGCCGGCCGGTGGTGGTGGCCACGCAGATGCTGGAATCGATGATCCTTTCCCCCAGCCCGACCCGCGCCGAGGTGTCGGACGTGGCGACGGCGATCTACGACGGCGCCGATGCGGTGATGCTCTCGGCGGAGTCGGCCGCCGGCAGCTGGCCGGAGGAATCGGTCGCCATGATGGACCGCATCGCCATCTCGGTGGAGGCGGACCCCAGCTACGGCGCGCGCATCCACTTCACCCAGACGCGGCCGGATGCGACCACCGCCGACGCACTGGCCGAGGCGGCGGAATCGATCGCGCGCACCGTATCGGCGGCGGCCATCATCTGCTTCACGATGTCCGGCTCCACCGCCCGGCGCATCTCGCGCGAGCGGCCGGCGGTGCCGCTGCTGGTGCTCACCCCCAAGCTGGAGACGGCGAGGCGGATGGGCCTGCTGTGGGGCAGCCACGCCGTCCACACGCGCGACGTGGACAGTTTCGAGGAGATGGTCGGCAAGGCCAAGCGCATGGCGCTGCGCCACAACATGGCGAAGGCGGGCGATCGCATCATCGTGATGGCGGGCGTTCCGTTCGGCACGCCGGGCTCCACCAACGTGATCCATGTGGTTCGCTTGACCGGCAGCGAACTGAAGGGCCGGCGCTGA
- a CDS encoding Csu type fimbrial protein gives MLDFASTSIRPALFAAITAMGMFANPALADSSSGTIAVALNVTNACVVNGATAVQSNVGALGTIQFADQPGIFGNVDGQLVGALGTLQVLCSPGVTPSLTIGSGANDAAGKRYLASNGHTVPYRLFSDAARTSEITIGQQLALGTATTSAISVPIFARVNSGGAVLSAGSYADTVQVTLAW, from the coding sequence ATGCTCGACTTTGCTTCTACTTCGATCCGCCCCGCGCTGTTCGCCGCGATTACGGCGATGGGCATGTTCGCGAACCCGGCCCTCGCCGACAGCAGCAGCGGCACGATCGCCGTCGCGCTGAACGTGACCAACGCCTGCGTGGTGAACGGCGCCACCGCCGTCCAGTCCAACGTCGGCGCGCTAGGCACGATCCAGTTCGCCGATCAGCCGGGCATCTTCGGCAATGTCGACGGCCAGCTCGTCGGCGCGCTCGGCACGCTGCAGGTGCTGTGCTCGCCCGGCGTCACGCCGTCGCTCACGATCGGCTCGGGCGCGAACGACGCCGCCGGCAAGCGCTACCTCGCCTCGAACGGCCATACCGTCCCCTACCGCCTCTTCTCGGATGCGGCGCGCACCAGCGAGATCACGATCGGCCAGCAGCTGGCGCTCGGCACCGCCACCACCTCGGCGATCAGCGTGCCGATCTTCGCGCGGGTCAACAGCGGCGGCGCGGTGCTGTCGGCCGGCAGCTATGCCGATACCGTCCAGGTGACGCTGGCCTGGTGA
- a CDS encoding Csu type fimbrial protein, with product MRRILCLAVLLAGAPAAAETSQSFQVSARIASGCVIATAAGGQWGTIDFGTVSGVAQGNVEANLASSAAAGISIECTPGITASLSADTGGNAANGVRRLATTGTGGTPIPYQLLLDNGATVWTTQSVPLAFTPGATKRVLPIRGRALLARPMAAGAYADTVRVTLSW from the coding sequence ATGCGCCGGATTCTCTGCCTCGCCGTCCTGCTCGCAGGCGCGCCGGCCGCGGCCGAGACCAGCCAGTCCTTCCAGGTCTCGGCCCGGATCGCCAGCGGGTGCGTGATCGCTACCGCCGCCGGCGGCCAGTGGGGCACGATCGATTTCGGCACCGTCTCCGGCGTGGCGCAGGGCAATGTGGAGGCGAACCTCGCCTCCAGCGCGGCGGCCGGCATCTCGATCGAGTGCACGCCCGGCATCACCGCCAGCCTCTCGGCCGATACCGGCGGCAATGCCGCGAACGGCGTGCGCCGGCTGGCGACGACGGGCACCGGCGGCACGCCGATCCCCTACCAGCTGCTGCTCGACAACGGCGCCACGGTGTGGACGACGCAGAGCGTGCCGCTGGCCTTCACCCCCGGCGCCACCAAGCGGGTGCTGCCAATCCGCGGACGGGCGCTGCTCGCCCGTCCGATGGCCGCCGGCGCCTATGCCGATACGGTCCGCGTCACGCTCAGCTGGTGA
- a CDS encoding fimbrial biogenesis chaperone → MNRLVPPLAFALALAGVARPDAAFAGAVVIWPVDPTIAGTEQATALWLENKGDQPVTLQVRSLRWSQPQGEDVLEPQDEVVASPPITQVAPGQRQLVRVIRRTVDGGVPERSYRLFIDELPAPPPADGSAAPTARLAVQMRYSIPLFTYAGKAEGTTAKLSVRVVPSAAGQMLAIANAGTMHARLTDLRLVANGRESVVKAGLAGYVLPGATFHVPLPAGGGAGSVLVGVNGRDTTLAPTF, encoded by the coding sequence ATGAACCGCCTCGTTCCCCCTCTCGCCTTCGCCCTCGCCCTTGCCGGCGTCGCCCGGCCCGATGCGGCCTTCGCCGGCGCCGTCGTGATCTGGCCGGTGGATCCCACCATCGCCGGTACGGAGCAGGCGACCGCCCTGTGGCTGGAGAATAAGGGCGATCAGCCGGTGACGCTGCAGGTCCGCTCGCTGCGCTGGTCGCAGCCTCAGGGCGAGGACGTGCTGGAGCCGCAGGACGAGGTTGTCGCCAGCCCGCCGATCACCCAGGTCGCGCCCGGCCAGCGCCAGCTGGTGCGGGTGATCCGCCGCACCGTCGATGGCGGCGTGCCCGAGCGATCCTACCGCCTGTTCATCGACGAGCTGCCCGCGCCGCCGCCGGCGGATGGCAGCGCCGCGCCGACCGCCCGCCTGGCCGTGCAGATGCGCTATTCGATCCCTCTGTTCACCTATGCCGGCAAGGCGGAGGGAACGACGGCCAAGCTCAGCGTGCGGGTGGTGCCGAGCGCGGCCGGCCAGATGCTCGCCATCGCCAATGCCGGCACGATGCACGCGCGGCTGACGGACTTGCGGCTCGTCGCGAACGGCCGCGAGAGCGTCGTCAAGGCGGGGCTGGCCGGCTATGTGCTGCCCGGCGCCACGTTCCACGTGCCCCTGCCGGCCGGCGGCGGCGCCGGTTCGGTGCTGGTGGGCGTGAACGGCCGTGACACCACCCTCGCCCCCACCTTCTGA